Below is a genomic region from Streptomyces sp. NBC_00461.
CGTCTACAGGACCGGCACCACCGTCCGCGAGCCGGGCGGACCGAGCGATGTCCACCTCGGCCGCAACGAGGGCACCACACCGCTGATCCTGGACGTGCTGTACATCCTGCCGCACGGCGCGCCCTTCTCGGAGGACGTGCCGAACCCGGGCTGCTCGTTCCAGTGATCACTGCGGGGTCAGCGACTGTTCGGCCCAGATCGTCTTGCCCTGGCCCGTCTGCCGACTGCCCCAGCGCTGGGTGAGCTGGGCGACCAGCAGCAGTCCGCGGCCGCCCTCGTCGAAGGCGTGTGCCCGGCGCAGGTGCGGTGAGGTGGAACTGCCGTCGGACACCTCGCAGATGAGGGTGCGGTCACGGATCAGCCGCAGTTGGACGGGGGGTGAGCCGTACCGGATCGCGTTGGTGACGAGTTCGCTGACGACGAGTTCGGTGACGAACGCGGCCTCGTCCAGGCCCCAGGCGGTCAGTTGCTCGGTCGCCGCTTGCCGGGCCGCGGCCACGCGCTCCGGATCCGGGGTGATGTCCCAGGTCGCGACCCGGTCCTCACGCAGCGCCCGGGTGCGCGCCAGCAGCAGCGCCACGTCGTCACCGGGCTCCTCCGGCAGTACGGCCTTGAGGACCGTGTCGCACAGCGTGTCGAGGGTGTCGGCGGGGGCGGTGAGCGCGCGGCACAGTTCGTCGGTGGCGTGGTCGACGTCGCGGTCGCGGTCCTCGATCAGGCCGTCGGTGTACAGGGCGACCACGGAGCCTTCGGGCAGTTCCAGCTCGGTGGCCTCGAAGGGCAGGCCGCCGACGCCGAGCGGGGGCCCGGCCGTCATGGGGATCACGCTCGCGGTGCCGTCGGGCAGCACGAGCGCGGGCGGTGGGTGGCCGGCCGCGGCAAGGCTGAGGCGACGCGAGACGGGGTCGTAGACGGCGTACAGGCAGGTTGCGCCGAACTCGGCGGCCTCGGCGCCGCTGTCGTCCGACGCCAGGTGGATGACCAGGTCGTCGAGGTGCGTGAGGAGTTCGTCCGGCGACAGGTCCACGTCCGCGAGGGTGCGTACGGCCGTACAGAGGCGGCCCATCGTCGCCGAGGACGGGATGCCGTGTCCGACCACATCGCCGACGACCAGGGCGACACGGCTGCCGGACAGCGGGATGACGTCGAACCAGTCACCGCCGATGCCGACCGGCGAGCCGCAGGGCAGATACCGGTGGGCCACGTCGACCGCTGCCTGTCCGGACAGTCCCCTCGGCAGCAGGCTGTTCTGCAGCGCCAGTGCGGTGGTGCGCTCGCGGGCGAAGCGGCGCGCGTTGTCGATGCAGACCGCGGCCCGGCTGGCGAGTTCCTCGCCGAGAACGGCGTCGTCGTCGCCGTAGTCGTCGGGATTCGCCATGCGGACGCCGACCGCGACGCCCAGCGTGATGCCCCGGGCCCGCAGCGGCACCGCGAGCATCGAGTGGACGCCCCTGCGGTACGAGCGGCCCGCGGGCGCCCGCGTGTTGCGCTCGGCGACCCACCGCATGAAGTCCGGCTCGCCCGCATGGCTGAGGACCGCCCGCCCCGTGTGCAGGGCCTTCGCGGTCGGCGAGAACGACGGGTAGATGTCGGTGTCCCCGACGTGCACGGCGGCCTCGGGCGTGCCCTCGGTGGCGGAGCCGTGGGCGACCCGCCGCATCATGACGTCGGCGTCCGGCATCACCGGCCGCTCCTCCGCGCCGAGAACCCAGTCGAGCAGGTCGACACTGGCGAAGTCGGCGTACCGGGGCACCAGGAGTTCGATGAGTTCCTCGGCGGTGCGGATCACGTCCAGGGTGGTGCCGATGGAGGCCGCCGCCTCGTTCAGCAGCGCCAGGCGCTGGCGGGCCCAGTACTGCTCGGTGCTGTCGAACGCGGCGAGCCCGACCGCGTACACCTCACCGGAGGGCTCCCGCAGCGGCCACATCTCCGTGGTCCAGGCATGATCCCGATTCAGTGCCGGGGCACCGCCGTAGCTCTCGTAGCGGCTCGTGCTGCCCGTCTCGGCCACATGGCGCAGATGGGCCAGGAAGCCGCTGCTGTGCTCGGCGTCCGGCACCGTGTCAGCGAAGAACCGGCCGAGCAGGGCGTCCTCAGGCACGCCCATGACGCGGGACGCGGCGTCGTTGAGGCGCAGATAGCGCTGGCGGACGTCGAAGACGGACATCGACATCGCGGCCTGCTGAAAGGCTCGGCCGGCCAGGACGGAACGGTGGTGGTCACCGGCGGGCTCGGCCGTGATCACGTAGCCGCCGGGTTCGCCGGCCCCGGTCGACATCACGCACGCCCGCACCATGAGCGGGACGGCGGAGCCGTCGCGATGCCGCACCATGACGGTGCCGGTCAGCGCCCCGACGGCCTCGGGCAGGGGTTCCTCGGCGAGCAGGTCCCGCACCGGCCGGCCCACCGCCTCGCCCGCCGGGTATCCCGTCAGCTGCCGGGCGCCCTCGCTCCACCCTGTCACGATGCCGCGGGCGTCCACGACCGCCGCGTTAGAGGCGTGCTCCATAGCCTTCAGAATGGTGCTTTTGTCCCACTGCTTCAACCGAAACGGAGGACCGGCCGGGTCCTCCGTTTCGCGGATGTCACTTCTGTTGTGCGCGCAGAGCGGCCAGGGCCCGGTCGGCGTGGGTGTTCATCCGCAGTTCGCTGCGGACGATGTCCAGGACGGTGCGGTCCTGGGCTATGACGAAGGTGACGCGTTTGGTGGGTGCCAGGGTGAAGCCGCGCTTCACGCCGAACAGCTCGCGGACCGTTCCGTCGCTGTCGGAGAGCAGCGGCATGCCGAGCGTGTGTCGGCCCGCGAACTCCTGCTGGCGTTCGACGGGGTCGCCGCTGATGCCCACGGGCTGGGCGCCGACGGCGGCGAACTCAGCTGCCAGATCGCGGAAGTGGCAGGCCTCCGCCGTGCAGCCGGCGGTCAGGGCTGCCGGGTAGAAGAAGAGCACCACCGGCCCGTCGGCGAGCAGTTCGGACAGCATGCGGGGGGTGCCGGTCTCGTCCGGCAGTTCGAAGTCGTCGACCTTGTCACCGATGGCGAGGCGTTCCGTCACGACCGTCCCTCCCCGCTCCTCGCGACGCTGCGGGCCCACAGCACGAGGGGCAGCTGCAGGGGCAGCCGTCCCAGGGCCGCGGCCTTCTGCGGGGTGGGGCGGTGGCGCCAGTCGACGGCCATCTTCACGTTGGCGGGGAAGACGCCGACGAAGAAGGCGGCCGCGGCCAGCGCCGAGGCCTTGCGGGTGCGGGGCAGTGCGATGCCCGCGGCCAGTGCCAGTTCGGCGGCGCCGCTGACGTACGTCCATGTCCGGGGCGCGCCCGGCAGGGCACGCGGAATGGTCGCGTCGTAGGGGCTCGGCGCGGCGAAGTGGGTGACACCTGCTGCGGCCAGCAGGCCGGCGAGCAGCAGGGGCGAGCGTTCGGACCGTGGCACGGTTCCTCCTCTGGTGACCTGCCGGGCGATGTTACCGGAGGGTAGAGGGGCGACGTCCCGGGCGTCCGGCATGGGCGGGCCTTCCGCTCTCTCACACCACGGTGACCACGGCCTTTCCGCGGGCGTGCCCCTGTTCCATGTGGCGCATGCCGTCGGCGACGTCGGCCAGGGGGTAGGTCCGGTCGACCACGGGGGTGAGTGTGCCGGCCTCGATCAGTTCGGTGACGGTGAGGAGGTCGTCGTGGGTCGGCCCGGCCGGGGCCGACGGGAGGATCACACGAAGCTGCTGGCGGACGAGGGCATTGACCGTGACCAGCCGCAGCATGGCTCCCATCGCTCCGAAGAGGTGACCGGGCGAGCCGCCGCCGTTGGCGACGAGGGTCCCGGTCGGGGTGAGCGACCGGCGCAACCGGTTCAGTGGGTGGTTGCCGACGTTGTCCAGGATCACGTCGTACCGGACGCGCCCTTCGGTGAAGTCGTTCCGGGTGTAGTCGAGGACGTGCGCGGCGCCCAGTGAGCTCACCAGGTCGGCGTTGCGGGCGCTGCACACCGCGGTGACCTCGGCGCCCTGGGCTGCGGCGATCTGTACGGCGAAGGTGCCCACGCCGCCGGCCGCCCCGTTGACGAGCACCCGTTGCCCGGCCCGCACCCGGCCCACCGTCCGGATGCCGCGCAGTGCGGTCACCGCCCCCATCGGCACTGCGGCGGCCTGCTCGAAGGTGAGGCGGGAGGGTTTGGGCACCAGCAGGTCCGCGGTGGTGCGGGCGTACTGCGCGAAGGCGCCCTGGCAGAAGCCGAGCACCTCGTCGCCGGGCTGGAGCCCGTGTACGTCGGCGCCGACCGCCTCGACCCGTCCGGCGGCGTCGATTCCGGCCACCCGGGACTTGGGCCGGGTCAGCCCCACTCCTCCCAGCCGTGCCACATAGGGATCACCGCGCATCATGTGCCAGTCGTAGGGGTTGAGCGCGGCGGCGTGCACCTGCACGAGCACCTGACCGGCCCCGATCTCGGGCCGGTCGGTCTCCCTCAGCCGCAGTATGTCCGGCGGGCCGAACCGTTCCTGAACGATCGCCTTCATGCGCCTCCCCCTTCACCCCCTCCTGATCGCCGGTCACGGCACCGGTCGACCAGCAGCGGGGACATGAGGTGTACGGCGTACGCCTCTGCTGGCACGGTAGGTGTACGCCGTACACCCGTCAAGGGGCGACGTGGACCGCAGCGGGGAAGAGGTGCGTCCTGGACGGCGACTTCAGGAGGACAGAAGGCCTGGGCGGTGACCCCAGACGGACAGAAGGTCTGAGGCGGCCGCCGCCAGGGCTTGTGCCCATGGGCTCAGCCGCGGTCGGCGCCCTGGAGCCGCTCAAGGCCGTCCAGCGTCAGGTCGAGGGCGAACTCGAACTCGAACTGGTCGTCACAGCCCGAGCCGACGACGGACTGCTCGTCGTGGGCCACCGCCATGGCCAGTTCGGTGATGTGGGGATAGCGAGCGGCCATCTCCTCGGGCGGGAGGGCGTCCGGATCGGGCGCGCCGTCGGAGGTGTCCCGGAACAGCTCCTGGGAGAAGCCCAGCAGGCGGCTGCCCATGACGTGCATCGCGTGATGGAGCAGGTCGATCGAGAATCCCCCGGCCCGGAAGATCCCGATCATCGAGTCCAGGTACTGCATGACCGCGGGGGTGGGGGTGGCCCGCGCCTTCATCCGCGCCTCGATGACCGCGGGCGCCCACGGGTGGCGCAGCAGCATGCGTCGGGCCGACAGCACGCGCAGGCGAACGGCGTTCTTCCAGTCGGTGCCGCGGGCCGGTGGGTCGATCTCCCCGACGAGGGCGTCGATCATGCCGTCCAACAGCTCGTTCTTGTTCGCCACATGCTTGTACAGCGCCATGGGTACGACATCGAGTGCCTGCGCGATCCTGCGCATGCTGAGCGCGTCGACTCCGCCTTCGTCGGCCAGGGCGACGGCGGCCCGCAGTACCCGCTCCTTGCTCAGGGGTGTGCGGGGCTGTGCTGCGGCGCCGACCTGCGTGGCCATCGCGACCATCCCCTCTCGGCCCGCCCGTCCGGGCACTGCCCGGAGCCGGCCCTCGTTTGCCTTGACGAAGGTACAGCGTCCACCCGGTGCACTCCCTGCGAGGTATACGGCGTACGCCCGCGACGCCGCCGTATACCGGCCCTAGGCGCGGCGGTTGTGGGTGCCGGGGGTGTAGCCGAAGGAGCGGCGGAAGACGTCGATGAAGGCGCTGGTGGAGGACCAGCCGCAGTGGTGGGCGACCCTGGTGACGGGTGCGTCGTCGGCCAACATGCGCAGGGCGTGGTGCAGCCGGGACTGAGTGCGCCACTGCGGGAAGGTCACGCCGAACTCACTGCGGAAGAGGCGGCTGAGGGTGCGCTCCGAGACCCCGGTCGCGGTGTCCGGGATCGGTGTGGCCGCCTTCCATCCGGAGGCGGCGCGCGCGGCCCGCGCTGCCGCGGGCAGCAGCAACACGGCGATGGGCTGGTTCTCCTTCGGCGGCAACATCGGCTTCGCGCTCGCACCACTCCTCGTCGCCGCCGTAGTCGCCACCGGGGGCCTGAACGCCTCTCCCCTGCTGGTCGTCCCGGCGCTGGCGGGGGCGGCGCTGTGCGCGGCCGCGGTGCGTTCCTCGGGGAGCCGCGCGGCGGATTCCCATGCAGTTGCCGCCCCCGACGTCGACGACTGGGCGTCGTTCGTGCGGCTGTCCGGTGCGATCGTGTGCCGCTCGATCGTGTGCCGCTCGATCGTCTTCGTCGGCCTGAGCGCCTTCGTCTCGCTCTACGTCCGGCAGCGGACGGGCGGCGGCGAGGCGGCCGGCACAGCGGCACTGTTCGTGTTGTACGGGGGCGGCGCGCTGGGCACGATGGCCGGGGGCCGGCTCGCCGACCGGTACGGACGCATCGCGGTGGTGCGGCGGTCGTACGCCCTGACCGTCCTGGCCGTCGCCGGCGTGATCCTCGTACCCGGCCCGGCGGTCTATCTGTTCGTCGCCCTCACCTCGGCAGGGCTGTACGTCCCCTTCGCACTGCACATCACGCTCGGCCAGGACTTCCTGCCGCGACGGCTGGGCACCGCGAGCGGGGTCACCCTGGGCCTGACGGTGAGCGTCGGCGGGCTCGCCGCCCCGGACCAGGGTGCGCCGGCCGACGACACCTCGCTGCGGACCGCCCTGGTCCCGCTGATCGTGCTGCCCGCCCTGGGCCGACTGCTGTTGTGCGGCCTGCGCGAGCCCGTCCCGGCGGTGGAGCCGGCGCCCGTACGGCAGCCACCCCGCCGACGCCCCGCGCCACCTCGGCGTGAGCCGGCGTCGGGTCAGGCGGTGCCCGCCTGCGCGACCGGCTGCTCCTCCGCGTCGTCGTCGAAGGAGTGGGAAAGGAAGTCGTCGACCATGCGGTGGAAGAGAGTGGCCAGCTGCCGCAGCTCCTCCGGCTTCCAGTCGGACAGGGCCAGTTGCATGCCGCGGGATCCCGCGTCCCGGACGCGGACTATGGCCTGTTGTCCGGCGTCGGTGAGCTGGATGCGCTGGGCGCGGCGGTCGTCGGGGTCGGGAACGCGGGTGACGTAACCGGACTTCTGCAGTTGCTGCACCGTGCGCGTGACGTGGGACGCCTCCACTCCCAGCCGGTTGGCCAATTCCCCCGGGCGCAGCGGCTCCGAATCGGCGACCTGCCGCAGCAACGCCACGGCCGCGCGGTCCAGCGGCACACCGGCGAGGGCCATCAGCCGGTCGTGCTGCCGGGCGCGCGTACTCAGGTAGGTGATGCGGGTGAGCGCTCGCTCGATCTCGATCACCTCGTCCGAGGCGGGGGTGTCGGGGATTTCGGGGAGCGGTGGAGGGGACATGCGATCAACTTTACCATATTGTTGCGTAACTCAAGTAATCTGGTGTGCGTGCTGCCGGCACGGCCCCCATCGTCGACGCGGCGGGTGAGCAGCTCACCCGCAAGGACCCTTGGCGATCCGGCCACCGCCGAGCCGGCCGCAGGGTGCCCGCCCCCCGTCTGACCTCCCCGGCTTCCCTCCGAGAGCGTCGCTCGTGTCGCGGGACACGGGCGATCCTCACCCGTCGTTCCTGGCGTGCATCGCCCACCATTGCTTCCAGGACCCGACCGGAAAGACGCGATGAGCATCCCTTGGCAGCGCTATGCGGACGACCACGTCCGCTTCGTCGACACCATGATCCTCACGGACGACGGCACGTGCGCCGTCGTCCCGACCGCCGCCCCGGGGCACGGCTTCGGGCTGATAGGCAAGCACGAACGCGCCCACTCCGTCGGTGGCGCCCTCCAGGTCCGCCACCCGCTGGAGGACGGATTCGAGGTCGCCACCCGCCTCCTCCTGTAACCCGCCGCTCCCTGCCGTGACGAACTGCCCGGCGCCAGGGAACCGCAGCCATGAGACGAGAAGAACGGACACCATGACCCTCCGCGTGCTGCTCGCCGACGACCACGCCCTCCTCCGGGCCACGTTCCGGATCCTGATCGACTCCTGCGACGACATGGAGGTGGTCGCCGAGGCCACCAATGGCGGCGAGGCCGTAGCACTCGCGCGCGTGCACCGCCCCGACCTCGCGCTGATGGACATTCGCCTGCCAGGCACCGACGGCGTGGCCGCCACGTCCGCGATCTGCTCCGACCCCGATCTGTCGGGCACGCGCGTGCTGATCCTCACCACGTTCGAGATCGACGAGTACGTCGCCCAGGCGCTGCAGGCCGGCGCCAGCGGGTTCCTCGGCAAGGACGTGACCGCCGACGCGTTCCTCGACGGCATCCGGACGGTGGCCGCGGGCGACTCGCTGCTCTCCCCACTCGCCACGCGCGCGCTGATCACACGCTTCCTGGCCGCCCCCGCGCAGAAGGAACGCCCGATGGCCTCCGCGGACCTCTCCGCCCTGACCACCCCTGAGCGCGAGGTGATGGGCTGGGTGGCGGAGGGCCACTCGAACGAGGAGATCGCCGAGAAGCTCTCCGTCAGCCCGCCCACGGTGCGCACGCAGGTCCACCGCACCATGACCAAGCTGGGCGCCCGCGACCGCGCCCAACTCGTCGTCATCGCCCACCAATCGGGCCTCACGACGGTGTCGCCGCCCGCGGATCGATGCCCGCTGACAACTGACATCTGACATCCACACCGACATCCAACGGCCGGCGGCCAGCATCTGACGGCTGACGGCCGACATCTGACCGCTCACGGCTCACGGCTCACGGCTCACGGCTCAGCCTGCGGAGAGTCTGTCCAGCCACTGTTCCAGCAGCGCCGACTCGGCGGGCGTGAACACTGGGGTCTGATGGGCGCGCAGGCGGGCGGCCAGCGTCGCGGCGGCGACAGGGACGGCCTTGTCCCGCTCGCGTGGCTGGCCCGTTTCGGCGGGACGGGTCAGCGAGTCGAGCACACTGTCACGCAGTCGCTCGGAGAACTGCGGGTCCGGGTACTGCTCCGGTCTGGTCAGCATCGACAGGGCCGCGCCCACGTTGGCCGACATGATCATCTGGGTGGCGAGGGCGGGCGGGACGGTGAGCCGGCCGTTGGCGGCGCAGCGTTCGAGGATCCCGTGCAGCAGGGCGTGCGCCTCCTGGGCCGCCGCAGGCGGAGCCGTCAGCTCGGGCGAGTACATCAGGCGGTAGTGGTTGGGGTGTTCCAGCGCGAAGCGCATGTGGCTGTCCCAGCCGCTCCGAAGGTCGGCGACCGGGTCGTCGCTGGGCCGGGCGGCCCGCTTGGAGGCGAGGTACTCCGCGAAACCGCGGTCGACGACGGCGGCAAGCAGCCCGGCCTTGTCGCCGAACAGCCGGTAGAGCATCGGCGCCCCCACCCCGGCTGCCTCGCAGACCGCACGCGTCGAGACATCCGCGACCGGCGCCTTGGCCAGCAGGTCCGTGGCGGCTTCCAGGATCTTTTCCCTCGCATCCATGCGTCCACGGTACGCCATTCGTAGCGCCGATACGAAAGGGGCTGTACCGTCGCTACGAATTCGTGTTATCGTCGATACGAACTAGCCGTAGCATCGATAACAGAAGCGAAGGACGCAGTCATGACCACTCAGCCTCAGACGGACCGGCGCGCCGCGATCGTGACGGGCGGATCGCGCGGCATCGGACGGCAGGTCGCCCAGCGGCTCGCCGCCGACGGGTTCGCCGTGGTCGTCGGATACGCGGGAAACAAGGACGCGGCCGACGACGTCGTACGCACCATCGAGGCGGCGGGCGGCACCGCGTACGCAGCCCGCGCCGATGTCGGCGACGAGACCGAGGTCGGTGCCCTGTTCGATCTGGCGGAGGCCACGTACGGCGGCGTGGACGCGGTCGTCCACGCCGCCGGCCGGATGCCCCTCTCCCCCGTCGCCGAACTCGACCTCGGTGAGCTCGACGCCGTGTACCGCACCAACATCCGCGGCACGTTCGTCGTCGACCAGCAGGCCGCCCGCCGGCTGCGCCCGGGCGGGGCGCTCGTCAACTTCTCCACCTCTGTGGTGGGTCTCGCCTTCCCCGGTTACGGCGCCTACGCCGCGAGCAAGGGTGCGGTCGAGGCGCTGACACTGATCCTCGCCCGGGAGATGCGCGGCCGTGACGTGACGGTGAACGCCGTCGCGCCAGGTCCCACGGCCACCGAGCTGTTCCTCGACGGCAAGGACGAGGAGACCGTCACCCGCCTGGCCGCGCAGCCCCCGCTGCAGCGACTGGGGACTCCGGAGGACATCGCCAACGTCGTGTCCTTCCTCGCCGGCCCCGAGGGCCACTGGATCAACGGCCAGGTGCTGCGGGCCAACGGCGGCATCATCTGACGGCGCGCCACGTCCTTCGAGAGTCGAGAGGAACAGTGAGAACAATGAGAAACGGTGAGGAACAGTCATGAGTGACAGCAGGGTCATCCTCGTCACCGGCGCCTCCAGCGGTTTCGGCGCCCTCACCGTCCGCGCGCTCGCCGGGCGCGGACACACGGTGTACGCGGGCATGCGCGCCCTCAGCACACGCAACGCCCGGGCCGCCGCGGACCTCGCCGCCCACGCGTCGGAGCACGGAGTCGAGCTGCGGTCCGTGGAGCTGGACGTGACGCGGCAGGACAGCGCGGATGCGGCCGTCGTCCGCGTCGTCGACGAGCAGGGCCGCCTGGACGTGGTGGTCCACAACGCAGGGCACATGGTGCTGGGCCCGGCCGAGGCGTTCACCCCCGAGCAGCTGGCGGACGTCTACGACACGAACGTGCTCGGCACCCAGCGCGTCAACCGCTCCGCGCTGCCCCAGCTGCGCCGCCAGGGGCAGGGGCATCTCGTGTGGATCGGCTCGTCCAGCACGCGCGGCGGCTGCCCGCCCTTCCTCGCCCCGTACTTCGCGGCGAAGGCCGCCATGGACGCCCTCGCGGTGAGCTACGCCGCGGAACTCGTACGGTTCGGCATCGACACCTCGATCGTCGTGCCGGGCGCCTTCACCTCGGGCACGAACCACTTCGCCCACGCCGGAGCACCGGCCGACGCCGACCGGGCCGCCGCCTACGACAGCCGGTACAAGGCGCTGATGGAGGATGTGAACGAGCGGCTGGCCGGGCTGATACCGCCGGACGCCGATGTCGGCGACGTGGCGAAGGCCGTCGTACGGACCGTCGAACTGCCGCCCGGCAGGCGGCCGTTCCGGATCCACGTGGACCCGAGCCGCGACGGCAGCG
It encodes:
- a CDS encoding ATP-binding SpoIIE family protein phosphatase, translating into MEHASNAAVVDARGIVTGWSEGARQLTGYPAGEAVGRPVRDLLAEEPLPEAVGALTGTVMVRHRDGSAVPLMVRACVMSTGAGEPGGYVITAEPAGDHHRSVLAGRAFQQAAMSMSVFDVRQRYLRLNDAASRVMGVPEDALLGRFFADTVPDAEHSSGFLAHLRHVAETGSTSRYESYGGAPALNRDHAWTTEMWPLREPSGEVYAVGLAAFDSTEQYWARQRLALLNEAAASIGTTLDVIRTAEELIELLVPRYADFASVDLLDWVLGAEERPVMPDADVMMRRVAHGSATEGTPEAAVHVGDTDIYPSFSPTAKALHTGRAVLSHAGEPDFMRWVAERNTRAPAGRSYRRGVHSMLAVPLRARGITLGVAVGVRMANPDDYGDDDAVLGEELASRAAVCIDNARRFARERTTALALQNSLLPRGLSGQAAVDVAHRYLPCGSPVGIGGDWFDVIPLSGSRVALVVGDVVGHGIPSSATMGRLCTAVRTLADVDLSPDELLTHLDDLVIHLASDDSGAEAAEFGATCLYAVYDPVSRRLSLAAAGHPPPALVLPDGTASVIPMTAGPPLGVGGLPFEATELELPEGSVVALYTDGLIEDRDRDVDHATDELCRALTAPADTLDTLCDTVLKAVLPEEPGDDVALLLARTRALREDRVATWDITPDPERVAAARQAATEQLTAWGLDEAAFVTELVVSELVTNAIRYGSPPVQLRLIRDRTLICEVSDGSSTSPHLRRAHAFDEGGRGLLLVAQLTQRWGSRQTGQGKTIWAEQSLTPQ
- a CDS encoding peroxiredoxin, which gives rise to MTERLAIGDKVDDFELPDETGTPRMLSELLADGPVVLFFYPAALTAGCTAEACHFRDLAAEFAAVGAQPVGISGDPVERQQEFAGRHTLGMPLLSDSDGTVRELFGVKRGFTLAPTKRVTFVIAQDRTVLDIVRSELRMNTHADRALAALRAQQK
- a CDS encoding DoxX family protein: MPRSERSPLLLAGLLAAAGVTHFAAPSPYDATIPRALPGAPRTWTYVSGAAELALAAGIALPRTRKASALAAAAFFVGVFPANVKMAVDWRHRPTPQKAAALGRLPLQLPLVLWARSVARSGEGRS
- a CDS encoding NAD(P)-dependent alcohol dehydrogenase, with the protein product MKAIVQERFGPPDILRLRETDRPEIGAGQVLVQVHAAALNPYDWHMMRGDPYVARLGGVGLTRPKSRVAGIDAAGRVEAVGADVHGLQPGDEVLGFCQGAFAQYARTTADLLVPKPSRLTFEQAAAVPMGAVTALRGIRTVGRVRAGQRVLVNGAAGGVGTFAVQIAAAQGAEVTAVCSARNADLVSSLGAAHVLDYTRNDFTEGRVRYDVILDNVGNHPLNRLRRSLTPTGTLVANGGGSPGHLFGAMGAMLRLVTVNALVRQQLRVILPSAPAGPTHDDLLTVTELIEAGTLTPVVDRTYPLADVADGMRHMEQGHARGKAVVTVV
- a CDS encoding TetR/AcrR family transcriptional regulator, with product MATQVGAAAQPRTPLSKERVLRAAVALADEGGVDALSMRRIAQALDVVPMALYKHVANKNELLDGMIDALVGEIDPPARGTDWKNAVRLRVLSARRMLLRHPWAPAVIEARMKARATPTPAVMQYLDSMIGIFRAGGFSIDLLHHAMHVMGSRLLGFSQELFRDTSDGAPDPDALPPEEMAARYPHITELAMAVAHDEQSVVGSGCDDQFEFEFALDLTLDGLERLQGADRG
- a CDS encoding MarR family winged helix-turn-helix transcriptional regulator, which translates into the protein MSPPPLPEIPDTPASDEVIEIERALTRITYLSTRARQHDRLMALAGVPLDRAAVALLRQVADSEPLRPGELANRLGVEASHVTRTVQQLQKSGYVTRVPDPDDRRAQRIQLTDAGQQAIVRVRDAGSRGMQLALSDWKPEELRQLATLFHRMVDDFLSHSFDDDAEEQPVAQAGTA
- a CDS encoding response regulator, which encodes MTLRVLLADDHALLRATFRILIDSCDDMEVVAEATNGGEAVALARVHRPDLALMDIRLPGTDGVAATSAICSDPDLSGTRVLILTTFEIDEYVAQALQAGASGFLGKDVTADAFLDGIRTVAAGDSLLSPLATRALITRFLAAPAQKERPMASADLSALTTPEREVMGWVAEGHSNEEIAEKLSVSPPTVRTQVHRTMTKLGARDRAQLVVIAHQSGLTTVSPPADRCPLTTDI
- a CDS encoding TetR/AcrR family transcriptional regulator, which encodes MDAREKILEAATDLLAKAPVADVSTRAVCEAAGVGAPMLYRLFGDKAGLLAAVVDRGFAEYLASKRAARPSDDPVADLRSGWDSHMRFALEHPNHYRLMYSPELTAPPAAAQEAHALLHGILERCAANGRLTVPPALATQMIMSANVGAALSMLTRPEQYPDPQFSERLRDSVLDSLTRPAETGQPRERDKAVPVAAATLAARLRAHQTPVFTPAESALLEQWLDRLSAG
- a CDS encoding SDR family oxidoreductase, which codes for MTTQPQTDRRAAIVTGGSRGIGRQVAQRLAADGFAVVVGYAGNKDAADDVVRTIEAAGGTAYAARADVGDETEVGALFDLAEATYGGVDAVVHAAGRMPLSPVAELDLGELDAVYRTNIRGTFVVDQQAARRLRPGGALVNFSTSVVGLAFPGYGAYAASKGAVEALTLILAREMRGRDVTVNAVAPGPTATELFLDGKDEETVTRLAAQPPLQRLGTPEDIANVVSFLAGPEGHWINGQVLRANGGII
- a CDS encoding SDR family NAD(P)-dependent oxidoreductase, with protein sequence MSDSRVILVTGASSGFGALTVRALAGRGHTVYAGMRALSTRNARAAADLAAHASEHGVELRSVELDVTRQDSADAAVVRVVDEQGRLDVVVHNAGHMVLGPAEAFTPEQLADVYDTNVLGTQRVNRSALPQLRRQGQGHLVWIGSSSTRGGCPPFLAPYFAAKAAMDALAVSYAAELVRFGIDTSIVVPGAFTSGTNHFAHAGAPADADRAAAYDSRYKALMEDVNERLAGLIPPDADVGDVAKAVVRTVELPPGRRPFRIHVDPSRDGSEVVSAVADRIRVEFFRRVGLDDLLTPASSL